Proteins encoded by one window of Rhodopirellula islandica:
- a CDS encoding phosphoadenylyl-sulfate reductase, giving the protein MPIRLNETAVVNPTDVPSEFESPPASDESVPKPSLRVLTPAEIAHNAAAAGPDVDAQGIPMKRGALAADPPLNPTDEFLAELKRDSESLESATPQEILKWAADRFAPKFTMATAFGPEGMTIIHMLATIAPETPIFNLETGYQFQETLDLRETVKQRYGIEVQYKYPDTTVEEFEALNGGPLYQTDPNRCCFERKLRVLHRAASGWHAWASAIRRDQSEDRAKAPIVGWDKKFQLVKISPLANWTKKDVWSLITKENIPYNPLHDQGYPSIGCQACTRPVQIGEDERAGRWTGFQKTECGLHTAD; this is encoded by the coding sequence ATGCCCATTCGCCTGAACGAGACAGCCGTGGTGAACCCCACCGATGTCCCCTCTGAATTCGAATCTCCCCCTGCCTCGGATGAGTCAGTGCCCAAACCATCTCTGCGCGTGCTGACGCCCGCTGAAATCGCTCACAACGCTGCTGCCGCGGGCCCTGACGTCGACGCTCAGGGCATCCCGATGAAACGTGGCGCCTTGGCAGCCGATCCGCCCCTGAACCCCACGGACGAGTTTTTGGCGGAACTGAAACGAGACAGTGAGTCGCTGGAATCGGCCACGCCACAGGAAATTTTGAAGTGGGCCGCGGATCGATTCGCTCCCAAATTCACGATGGCGACCGCCTTCGGCCCGGAGGGCATGACGATCATTCACATGCTGGCGACCATCGCGCCGGAAACTCCGATTTTCAATCTGGAAACCGGTTACCAGTTCCAAGAAACCCTCGATCTTCGCGAGACGGTGAAGCAGCGTTATGGCATCGAAGTCCAGTACAAGTACCCGGACACAACGGTCGAGGAGTTCGAAGCTCTCAACGGTGGACCGCTCTACCAAACCGATCCGAACCGCTGCTGCTTTGAACGCAAACTGAGAGTCCTGCACCGGGCGGCCAGTGGATGGCACGCTTGGGCCAGCGCGATCCGTCGCGACCAAAGCGAAGATCGAGCCAAGGCTCCCATCGTTGGCTGGGACAAGAAGTTCCAACTGGTGAAAATCAGCCCTCTGGCGAACTGGACCAAGAAGGATGTTTGGTCGCTGATTACCAAAGAGAACATTCCTTACAACCCGTTGCACGATCAAGGTTACCCGAGCATTGGATGCCAAGCCTGCACGCGCCCCGTCCAAATTGGCGAAGACGAGCGAGCGGGTCGGTGGACGGGATTCCAAAAGACGGAATGCGGACTGCACACCGCGGATTGA
- a CDS encoding Rrf2 family transcriptional regulator — protein MVINAAVHYACLAMMDLAMHSNDGQPVRTSEITSRHDIPGPYLVQILRTLKSTGWVRAVRGAQGGYVLAVDPDSITLLDIAEAIGCTESTDRGDQPMSDAQRALQRRWNEASEESRARLARVRLGDVIRECQDVAAPMFYI, from the coding sequence ATGGTGATCAACGCTGCCGTTCACTACGCCTGCTTGGCGATGATGGATTTGGCCATGCACAGCAACGACGGGCAACCGGTCCGCACGTCCGAGATCACCTCGCGCCACGACATCCCGGGACCGTATCTGGTTCAGATTCTGCGCACACTGAAGTCCACCGGCTGGGTGCGCGCCGTGCGTGGCGCCCAGGGCGGCTACGTCTTGGCCGTCGACCCCGACTCGATCACGTTGCTGGACATCGCCGAAGCGATTGGATGCACGGAATCCACTGACCGAGGTGACCAACCCATGTCAGACGCGCAGCGCGCCCTGCAACGACGATGGAACGAAGCCTCTGAGGAATCCCGAGCACGTCTGGCTCGCGTCCGTCTGGGCGATGTCATCCGAGAGTGCCAAGACGTCGCCGCCCCGATGTTCTACATCTGA
- a CDS encoding flagellin encodes MTRINTNVSSLVAQNRLQASNDDLQTALTRLSTGLRINSGADDPAGLIASEALRSEVTSLGRAITNTRRASQIISTADSALGQVSNLLNDVRGLVVEAANNGALSQEEIAANQLQIDSSLEAINRIAQTTTFQGRKLLDGSLDFVSTAGGVDSIRDINIDQANLGITGQIDVEVVVQSEATQATVTTGGFSAASQASVSFGSSTTADINGEAIDIVGPDGFTSVAFVDDPNNSNTGAVSYDDTTGVLTVTGNFTGDSLNVGEADADASAVAIQGLIDALDGFSASGTAVAGTQALPTGVTADVAFQVDAIVEGSEFNNVQVEFVDLNDALADDAATASFDEEQKILTVTYNSQAATSTNRDYAAIATAIDAVQDSEGTNLFTSTNNSGANAFVAPESPLTTANTGGEVLLDDLVFQLNGAQGAETFNFAGGTGQDQIAAAINLVSDSTGISASTETGALTFTSTEYGSEALINIDVINEGDSGTFESSLTVARATGQDISATVNGVEADGRANTLSINTSSLDLEVTVDNGSSANFSFSITGGGALFQLGPDVTSNQQARLGIGSLSTGQLGGASGRLYELGSGQAKSLTNDVNGAASVIDEVIDKVTSLRGRLGAFQATSLESNLVSLNETLANLEEAESSIRDADFAQESANLTRAQILVQSGTNVLSLANQNPQNVLSLLG; translated from the coding sequence ATGACAAGAATCAATACCAACGTTTCGTCGCTCGTTGCACAAAACCGCTTGCAGGCTAGCAACGATGACTTGCAAACGGCATTGACTCGGTTGAGCACGGGTTTGCGAATCAACAGTGGTGCGGATGATCCCGCTGGTTTGATTGCCAGTGAGGCCTTGCGAAGCGAAGTGACCAGCCTTGGTCGAGCGATCACCAACACCCGTCGTGCCAGCCAAATCATCAGCACCGCCGACAGTGCCTTGGGGCAGGTCAGCAACCTGCTCAACGATGTTCGCGGTTTGGTGGTGGAAGCAGCCAACAACGGGGCGTTGTCCCAAGAAGAGATCGCTGCCAACCAGTTGCAGATCGACTCTTCTTTGGAAGCGATCAACCGGATTGCACAGACCACGACCTTCCAAGGTCGCAAATTGCTCGATGGTTCGTTGGACTTTGTTTCGACTGCGGGCGGCGTTGATTCGATCCGTGATATCAATATCGACCAAGCAAACCTTGGCATCACCGGCCAGATCGACGTGGAAGTGGTGGTTCAGTCGGAGGCCACCCAAGCGACGGTGACCACAGGTGGTTTCAGTGCCGCATCACAAGCTTCCGTCAGCTTTGGCAGCTCAACGACTGCGGACATCAACGGGGAGGCCATCGATATTGTGGGGCCAGACGGCTTCACCAGCGTCGCCTTCGTCGATGATCCCAACAATTCGAACACGGGGGCTGTGTCCTATGATGACACGACCGGGGTGTTGACCGTCACCGGCAACTTCACGGGTGACTCTTTGAATGTTGGTGAAGCTGACGCAGATGCGAGTGCGGTTGCGATCCAAGGGTTGATCGACGCATTGGATGGGTTCTCTGCTTCGGGAACTGCGGTTGCTGGAACACAAGCGTTGCCCACCGGAGTCACGGCGGACGTCGCCTTCCAAGTCGATGCCATTGTAGAAGGATCGGAATTCAACAATGTTCAGGTCGAGTTTGTGGACCTGAATGATGCGTTGGCCGATGACGCTGCGACCGCATCGTTTGACGAGGAGCAAAAGATTCTGACGGTCACCTATAACTCGCAGGCCGCAACGTCCACCAACCGGGATTACGCAGCGATTGCGACCGCCATTGATGCTGTCCAGGACTCGGAAGGCACCAACCTGTTCACCAGCACCAACAACTCGGGAGCAAACGCATTCGTTGCTCCTGAGTCGCCACTGACGACTGCCAACACGGGTGGCGAAGTGCTTTTGGATGACTTGGTGTTTCAGCTCAACGGAGCCCAGGGAGCCGAAACGTTCAACTTCGCTGGTGGAACCGGACAAGATCAGATTGCAGCCGCGATCAATTTGGTCAGCGACAGCACGGGGATTTCGGCCAGCACAGAGACCGGCGCGTTGACGTTCACTTCGACCGAATACGGGTCGGAAGCGTTGATCAACATTGATGTGATCAATGAGGGGGACTCGGGAACTTTCGAATCGTCTTTGACCGTGGCGCGAGCGACGGGACAGGATATCTCGGCCACCGTCAACGGCGTCGAAGCTGACGGACGTGCCAACACGTTGTCGATCAACACGTCGTCGCTGGACTTGGAAGTGACCGTTGACAACGGGAGTTCCGCCAACTTCTCGTTCTCGATCACGGGTGGTGGAGCGTTGTTCCAGTTGGGACCGGACGTCACCAGCAATCAACAAGCTCGTTTGGGCATCGGAAGCTTGAGCACCGGTCAGCTTGGTGGTGCATCGGGCCGCTTGTACGAACTGGGAAGTGGGCAAGCGAAGAGTTTGACCAACGATGTCAACGGAGCGGCTTCGGTCATCGACGAAGTGATCGACAAAGTCACCAGCCTGCGTGGTCGACTCGGTGCATTCCAAGCCACCAGTCTGGAAAGCAACTTGGTGAGTTTGAACGAGACGCTCGCGAACTTGGAAGAAGCCGAGAGCTCGATCCGTGACGCTGACTTTGCACAAGAGTCGGCGAACTTGACCCGGGCACAGATCCTGGTTCAATCGGGAACCAACGTGCTTTCGTTGGCCAACCAGAACCCACAAAACGTGTTGTCCTTGCTCGGGTAA